The Mus pahari chromosome 2, PAHARI_EIJ_v1.1, whole genome shotgun sequence genomic interval GCATCTTAGAGCTATTTATACATTTAAGACTGAGATTAACAGAAAATGCTAAATTATTGAGTATTAAACATTTCCCATTTCCCCTGCTCCATTATGTGGGATCCTTGTGAGAACCCAGTCCTTGGCCCAGTCCTTGGCCTGGCATCTGCCCAGTGGCTCTGAGAAGTGAGCTGTGTGCAACCATTTGGTAATCATAACAGTGGTCAACAGATAAAGTTGACAACCTGTCTCCTTTCTTAAGGACTTTTGATGGTCACACACTTCCTTAGACTTACAAATGGCTCCCTCCAGTGATAACATTCTCTAGGAAGAATCCCATTAACAGGGCCAAGCCcaacaaagaagaggaggaaaaccaAAGTCCAAAGGAAGAATTTACACCCAGACTAGACCCTGATAGCTCACTTCTTGGGCCTTTCCAGGTGAAATGTGATGCTCCCTCTTTATTTTCAGGATCATCATTAAGTAGACCTAATTCCTTATTACAAGGCTTTCCCGCACTTTCTATACTCTTGAGCACTTGGCAGATCAAATGCTGGAACAGGCAGTGCTCTGATTACGTTTATATATCAAGAAATGCCAGTTCATTGCTTGATTCCTCACGAAACAGCAAGGAAGAATTGCTGGGAGAAAACACATTAATTCCCAGTTTTGTCCATTACTAGGCAGAGGGAATTTTCCAGgttctctttgcttctgttgtgctacaacaacagaaaagatgtAAGTAACAGAAGCCACTGATAAGCATGATTAGGTTTAGCTCAGAAGACTTAGAGCTACAAATTCAATCTTTCCTTGGGAGAGTGTCCCTTCTGGCAGTTCCTCTTATGGCACCAGGCTTCTGGCTATTCATACTCCTAGGGCAGGATTCCCTAAGAAACCTCACATTTACTATTGCCCTATTccatctttgtatttttctcaaattttctaCATAGCTCTCCTGCTAGTCTAAATCTTACTGTCTCATGAGCAAGAGGTTTATATATAGCAAATATATTTCATGGAATCTTCTCCAACTTTTTCCCTTGCATTTTTGTGTGAAACTGCAGTATCTTTGAGTGGATATTTTTTCTGATTACATCAAAAACAAATGTAGTTTTCATAGCCATCCATGTCTTTATCAACATAGTTTCTTCTTACACTATTTGAGTTAATTAGTATACCTGAGCACTgggcttcttctgtttctttttcactctgtgtgtgtgtgtgtgtgtgtgtgtgtgtgtgtgtgtgtgtgtgtgtttatccggaaaaaaaaataccatcagCTCTTGATAAGCACTTGATGAGTAAGtgtataaaaatactatttaGGACTAATGCTAAGAGAAATAAGTCTGCATGCTTGTAAAACAGACTGAATCCCCCACAGTCTTAGGACCGTTGGTTCATTTGATGAGTATGGAAACACAAGATATAAGTATACAGTGACTTATATTTAGTTAAATGAATTAAGATCAGTTAGAGAAAaagggaagatttttttaaaatataagactaATATCTAATAGAGTAATGATTTGTAGTTATTGACCTAAGCCTGAAATATGAGAAGCAGTAAGCATTAGCCTTTTAGGGTATTGAGTAAAATAAGTAACATGAAACCCTACATGGCGAAAAACATACAAATTCTATAGATTTACATGCTATCAAAATATCTAGAGGTGACATGCAGTTTACTGGGAAGTTGTATGTAAGAGATTGTAAATACTACCCTATTCCACATGAAGGACTTGAATCATCCAGGAAGTTTGTCATCAAACTTGATGTAATAATttgacagatagataaataaggTAATCACAGGGGTCATACCTCCCCAAATAGGAAGAAGCTAACACAATACCCTGTCTTGAATTTATCATCCATTTATATTTGTACTATTTTAatgtcaatttttctttttttgttatacATATAACTTATTTATAACctactatttacttatttatttataatgtacatgaatttgtatttttaaaccatttatttatataagtgtaTGAGTGATTTGTCTTTACCCTCACCCAGAAGAGGTAAACATATCCCATTATatatggttgtaagtcaccatgtagttgctgggaattgaactcaggacctctggaacagcagccagtgttttagccattgagtcatctctgtaGCTCCATGTATTTGTACTTTAAATGCTTAATCACTTGATATGCTGTAACTTAAACTTTATTGAAAAGGGCTTTTAAGTATGACCTTTTTTGAAAACCTAACATACAATATTTTATCTACTGCTTTTCAAATTTCTAACATGTATACTTTCCTTCTCACAATCTCTTCTTGTTCCATTTCCCATTTAGCAccttatttaaatattcatacCTTTGGACATTACTCTAACCATggcaaaaatcaaaaccaataaccagaataaaacaaaaatctataagtaataatttttttccaaactgTACTTTAGTGTTCCAGTCTCCAAACCTTTAGGGGACATGGGTGAACTGTTGAACTGTCTTATCCTGTGGCTGACACTGGGACTGTTGTCTAACTACTGCAATTTCTATAGTCAGCTTTTCCCAAACATAAATCCAAGTGAAGATAACTCACATGGAATAAAACAAGCAACTAAAGAGATAAGGGGAAGAAATGCAAACTGGAGGACACATACATTCTAAGGGatgtttaaaatttaacaaagaaaaatgtgtgaGGAGACATCCAACAGTGACAGTGTCATAAACCGTCAAGCTCTCAATATTGGAAAACAAAGTTGATGCGGTAGTTGAAATGCCAGCAGAATCAGTTTTACTTCTAAAAATGATTAATGGTCAAAGgataacaaaataaacacataaggAATATTTTAGTAACTATACAAGGAACTTATACAATCAGTTCAAGACCTAGACAAGAAAGTTACCgaagtgaataaaaataagaaacttggagggaaattttaaaatcatgaaggAAACATTCTGCAAAGAACTGGAGACCCTGtaaaagaaccaaaccaaaccaaaccaaaccaaaccaaacaaaaccaaacaaaaccaaacaaaaccaaacctctgGAAGTGAAAGAATCAAtaaatcaaatgaaaagaaaacatctttaagaTAAGGTAGACTATATGtgaattagaaagaaaagatCGAGGTAGAAGTGTTTAAGGGggaaggctggggtggggagagggggagatgcTATAAAGAAACTTGTTACTTTGAATgctaattgaaaaaataaaagaaactttttcaGGAAGAACTTCAGAAACAATACTGAAAACATTTACAGTGATTAAATACTTAACCCTTGAATGCGAAGCTAAGGACCTTTGGGTTCACCCAAGGTACAGTGAAATGCATTACTAAGAACTCAAAGCAGCTCTCTTCAAATGACATTAATTATGAGATACAAATATTGAGATGTGGGTGATGACTCCACagaccttcctcttcttccctttcctgatatatttctctattttttccatttcattttttattagatattttcttcatttacatttcaaatgctatcctgaaagtcccctataccctccccccacacaccctgctccccaacccacccactccagcttcctggccctggcattcccttctactggggtatatgatcttcgcaagaccaagggcctctcctctcattgatggccaactaggccatcctctgctacatatgcaactagagacacagctcttggggttactggttagtttatattgttgatcctcttatagggttgctgacccctttagctccttaggtattttctctagctccttcattaggggccctgtgttccattcaacaactgactgtgagcatccacttctgtatttgccaggcactcaaaaaagagagctatatcagggtcctgtcagtaaaatcttgctggcatatgcaatagtttatGGGTTTGGTGGTAGTATATATTTCTTAAAGACAATATTGCTATGCTCTCTTGAGGTTTGCATACTGAAGTTTTAACGCCAGGCTAGATAACACTACAAAATGGAGCCTTGGGAGGAAATCTAGTTTTAAATGAACTTGAGAGCTTATGCTCCTATGTTGGTGATCAGATTATTTACAAAATTGAAGACATCAGAGGTAGCTCTCAGGACCACAAGTAGAAGATGATATATGATATGAGAATACattagaaaaccaagaaaactaTACCTCCCCAGACCTTCTAGTACCTCTAGGACTATGAGGTTGAAGTGTGTGCTGTAGAGTCTTTTCTGCTTCTAGCCTTTTTGATACAACATCCTGAGGTAACTGAGACAAAATTCCTGTACCATCTTATCACTGAAGATAAACGTTCCCTTTTCAAAGTCTTTCCAGGAATACAACATGGCTGTGTTTGGGTGCTGCTAAGTTTTCTTTCATGGCCATATCATATAATCATAGGAATTATCATAGGAGCTTCTCCTTCACACACTTCCATCAGAGATCTGGGCACTGGTGTGTGTTGAGGGGGAGTTAATGAAAAACCAGAGTATGTCTTCTCTGGCAGGGCTGAAGAACAGCAGTAACACCTCTGGATCCAGAGATTCAGGAACTCTGGTTTAACATGTTTATTTTAGGGAAactggtttcatttatttttggcttatattttaattaatgcatCATTTAAGTTGGTGTTTGAGGTGTGGTTGAGAAAAAGATAGGTCAGATTATCTCCAAACACAgtatttgttattaaaataacattccattaaaaaacaagaggaaatatTAGAGTGTGAATCCTTGGAAAGGTAGGTGTAATAGTATTGTGGGTAGCCCTGGTGCTGtctgtattttgatgctaattcaaCTTCGCCAAGAGGAACTGACTGGAATGAGGAGTGAATCACATACTTGGGGTGTCATATGacccttctaatgaataaagaaaccaatcactgggcaagtaggcaggacttccaggatggacagagggacagtggaggagaagagagtgggTGGGAGAACTGGAGATGATGCAAAAATGTAGATAGAGGAGACCTTGTTTCCGGTGGCAGATTCATTTGGATCTGCTTCCAGAGGATTTAACTCTGAATGGCTTGTAAATTATGTTAGTTGTATGCTGTGATTGAATTCCCAGTGATTCTGAACTGCATTTGTGTAGTGTTTTCCTTCACGCAAAGAGAAAGGTAAGgcggcaaagtgtgggtttgcaaGAAGTGCACCCAAAAGTCTGTGGGAATTGGCGTGGTaatgacccaccagtgggaacttagtgagctgggtggagagattttagAACTCTGAAtcagagagtctccacgagaCGAGAACAGGCCAGCCATgcctgccagtgcctggccagccagccctccAGTCCCTGCCAGCATAGCATGGAttgtactttttaatattttacgcAACACAATAGAGTTTGACTGTAGAATAACATAGAAGAAATAGCATTCTGTCGTGGAAGTGGAAATGACCTAGGAATGCTGGCAGCTTTGACTTCATCATTTCCCTGACTTTTAGCCATTgcttttgtctctgcatttttgTATCATAATCTGTTACAAATAATTAACACTAAATCTACTACATTTGGGCATAAGAAAGCATACATAATAGCCAAATATTCAATTAAGATGTGCCAACTATATTAATAAATTAGCAAATTCGGTTTGAATGAAATACTAAATATCCTTTTAAATTATCTTCACAAAATTGTAGAACACTGTATAAATTTTCTTATTGGCAGCAATTTTCAAGAGAAAGTTCATCGTTATCATGCAAGAACCATTCATAGACAGATGtggtaaaaacaaaatgtttttctcaTGATAGTGGTTTAGGGCATAGAAGGAAGGTGGATTCGACTACAAAGAGAGGGCTTATGAAGAGTTAAAGGTGTTTAGTTGGAAGCAATGGTCTGCTGAATCCAGTTCACATAGTTGCACACCTTGGTGTAGACACCAGGTTTTCCTCTCTGAGCACAGCCATAACCCCAGGAGACAACACCCTGGAGTTGTCCATTGCAGACTACGGGGCCACCAGAGTCACCCTgaataacaaagaaaagagaagataatAAGAGTTCTCGCAAATGTCTAAATGGATTCCAAGTTGTTACTTGATTATCTTGGGCCACTTTTGTAGGTTCTCCATGAAATAACTTCATGTATCCTGTATCCTGTATCCTGAAGCTGCAGACTCCTTGCATGCCACTGTTCTTTATCTTTCTTACAGACCTACACCTTTCTTTAGTCATTCTATCAACCGACAAATGTGTGAGAACTGGGGAGACTGAATACTTTTTCAAATGCTCTGCTCTTCTTTCAAAGGTAAAGTCTACAATAAAGTTTTTGAGGTACATGGTCAGATGAAATGTTTGTAGTAATTCCAGTATATCTTTTTCACATTTAGTCCTAGTCATCAATATAATAGAGACAATTAAAAGTTTATTCCAAATCTACTCTTACCAATAATCTAAGAGATGGTTAATGTtatctctccatcttttttttttttttcaaagaagcagAAGTAAGGGAGGAGGGCGAATGAATAAGAGGGAGCACAACCACAAACAAACCCACCTGGCAGGAGTCCTTTCCGCCCTCCAGGAAGCCCAGACAGAACATGTTGCTAGTGATCTTGCCTGGGTAAGAACTTGTGCAAGAACTGTCAGAGAGGACAGGAGCATCAAGACACTGAAGCAGTGAAGGGTAGTTGGCTGTCAAGcacaagaatgaaaatagattatCCATGGATCTTGGAAACAACTTTCCCAGCCTTCTGCCTCTTTCTTAACACCTACTCTGTCTTTAAATTCCCCAGTGACTTATAATTTCGGAGAACATTTTTTGAGGAAGTAATTTTATTCAAttcacatcattttttaaaaaaatcagtgtcCACCACTTTCTACAAGTGTATACTTAAAGGAACACCAAAAATCTTTAGCTGCTATTTACTTATTACCCCCAtttcagttaaatgctttcaagtttttttttttctacaagttCATTTTTGTTGTGTCTACTGTGTGATGTGGGCAGAAGGTTTTTCTCCATTCTAATTTATGCATGTTAACACTGTCTGCATATGCCTCTCTCCTTAGAGAATCTTCCCTTGAGTGAGAATTTGGACCACCTTGCCCCCAATGTGCCTTTCATCTCTAGTCTTCTTACACTTGGTAATCAAGTCCCAGTGATACTTACTGCCAGAGCTCAGGGTGTTGCCCCAACCAGACACAAGACACTTAGTACCAGCTGATGGGCAAGATCTTGGCAGAGAGATAGTGGATACTCGAGAGTTGAGGGTGGCAGCTGACTTCAGCTTAATCAACATGATATCATTGTTATAGGTGTTTGCATTATAGTTGGGGTGGCGAATGATTTTAGCTGCATCAATGAATTGCTCACCACCCTCAAGGACATCAATGTTGTGTTCTCCCAGGCGCACCTGGATTCGGCTAGATATAAGGATTAGCAGTTTTTAACATATCCAACTTCAATCTTTCCCTCCCCCCAATATTCCAATcatgcaaataaacacaaatattcataTAGGTGACTTTGTATCCTAGGTAGCTGTATGCAATCCCTTCCTGCTTGTAGGTCAGATAATTCTTTGTGATTATTTCCCTCCTAGTTAGTACAGAATCAcagtttattatatattaaaatacaagaTATAGGATGGGAAGAAACATCCTTAAGAAGTAGTTGGAGATGAAGAGAAGATTGGTAGAAATTGGTTGGTGTTTGCTATTTTTCCAATTGTAATTCTTCAAGACTTTAGATATATGAGATATACAAGGATTTGAGATATTAAGATAAATAAACAGTGGGATGAAACAAAATGTCAGAaaagaagtgctgggattaaaggtgtgtatcaccacgcTTGGCTGAAAAGCAGTGCAATATTATAAGACAGAATTATgtatgcttgtttttcttttctatttttatttttattagagattttctttatttaaatttcaaatgctatcctgaaaattccctataccctcccccagccctgctcccctacccacccactcccacttcttggccctggcattcccctgtactggggcatataacgtttgtatgcttgtttttcaaaatgtacttaaaatataGTGTTTTATCTTTACATGCCCATTTCCCTTTGTTAAAGCTATATAGTGATTCACAATCTGAATCTATTCTAAGACATCTTTAAACAATGATGGTTCCCCTTCTGGGTCTTTAGTATCATCACCTAGAAAGAATCCTGGAAAGTAATGAATCCTGGAACAACACTCCATATAAATGTCCCTCAGTAGATCATAATTGTTGAGGTAGAATCAAGTTCTTGATATctgattttttaaagatttacttttaatttcatacacacatacatgtctgtgtgtgggtatgttcaTGTATGAATGCAGATGCCCaatggagtccagaagaaggtatAAGATCCCATGACACTAGAGTTACAGTTAATTGTGAACCATTAGATGTtgttgctgagaatcaaacccaggccttccagaagagcagcaagtgctcttaacaactgatcCACCTCTACAATCCAATATCTGGATGTTTTAAATATCCTGTATAACTGTGCACATTTCCTAATTGTATATTGATAAGGTCAAAGGACAATGGATTTAGAGCATGGAAATGTGAATATTGGTCACTTACGATTTGTAGCAGTGAGCAGCTGAAACAACCCACTGGGAATTGATGAGTGAGCCTCCACAAAAATGGTAGCCAATGTTCAGGGACACCTGGTAGGGGAGAGAATTCCTCTGGCAGGTGTAGCCTCCAACAAtcttgtcatcatcatcatcaagtgGGAGAGCAACTGAGAAGAAAGTCAACAAGAGATGCCTGATTGTGACTATTTGAGGACATAAGGGACACTTTATAACAGAATCTGCTGAGAAGCCATGTAAATGGATAGCTTTGCATTAATCTTGACAGGTGATAAGTTGTTGGCATGCCATGTTTTATCTCcataagcaaagaagaaaaatttaaggaGCAAGCTGAAAATATtctcaatttagaaaaaaatatttaatatttttattctgtttatctCTCTTATTTCTTGTAACTGAAGTTTTTATAAACAATTTCACCAATCATTACAAGATTTCCCTTACTAACTTTTTCATTTAAGCTAACAACCTTTGCAACATGGGTTCCTGCATTGTGTAGTAGGGTCCACTGTTATCAAGGTTTCTTAGAGTTCCAAGGTCTTACATTATTCTTCTGAGCTAAGACATTTTATTAGCCAAGATATTTCTGGAAGTATTGAGAGCTTTGTCTAATTTATGCTTTCTGAGTTCTGGAAAAGCTTGTATTACGTTTCAGTGCTCCAATTTTAATTGCATCCTTGCATTTTGTCTCAGACCTGTAGTTCCCACTTCACTGCTTTGGTGGCTAAGGCAGAATGATGGCAAACTTAAGATCTGTCTGAGCTATAGAATGTGCTCAATTAGCCTGGACAATTTAGCAAGActcattatgaaaattaaaaataaaacaggactcatatgggctggagagatggctcggtggttaagagctctgactggtcttccagaagtcctgagttcaattcccagcaaccacatggtggctcacaaccatttgtaatgggatctgatgacctcttctggtgtgtctgaaagttggacagtgtacccacatacattaaataaattaatttatataaaaataggaTATGTTGGAATTGGTGAATATTTTCTTGGTATTCACTGAGTCTTAAGTTTAGTCCAAAACACCTTCCTTGTACTTGGATCCTTGGGGGtttccagagattgaaccaccaaccaaagagcaaagaTGATTAACTCTTGGTGACTTACTCATTAAAGGTACTCACTCACCAGCAGCTCCCAGGAAGGCAAGGAAGATTAAGGTCTTCATGGTTGCTTACTGAGGCTAGAGGAGTGAATAGGATGAAGGCTTTCCTCCACAGCTATTTATACCTTCATGTCTTGTTGACACCCATGGCCATGGGTGCCAGAAAAGTTCTTTCACtggaaactcagaaatctaaATTTAGAATTTAATTCAATGAAAGATGGAAGATAATGCAGGACAAAATCCAAACACTTTTCTTCCAAAAGGGTGTGGGAATGGAAGAAATAAACTCACCTGGTGGGAACTGTTTTCCATAGTAAGAAAACAAGTTTGTAAAGTCACAAGGCAAAGTTTCAGGTTTTCAGGTTCTCAGACAAAAGTCTTAGATACTCTAAAATTCCAGATGTAAGCATTTTTATAAAGGACTTGCTGGAACTCTGGTCTTTCACATGACAATGCCTATTTTGTAGATATTTAAGATGTATAATATTTCCTAGGGCCCTTCTAGTACTCTACATCCACATTAAGAGTCCATTGCTAGTGTAAAAGACCCTCTCTTTCAAGGAAAGCATAACTCTcacaggggacagagggagggagggatctgggtgtgagagaggacagggaagggaagggggaagtatgatcaggtattggggggaaTAGGACTGAAGCCCTGCAGGCCatcaggaagaatggaaacaggcaacctcggaggtaggaggtgggggtgggggtggctctagaatgtaccagagacccaggaggtgagagactctcagaacttaaagagagggaccttagatgagaagcccaacagtggggagagggaacttgcaaagtctacatccaatagaaagacaggacatcacatgagggatgtggttgccatccGAAAGTCAAaagccagaattgttcctgtcagaaagaactgcagggacaaaaatggagaagagcatgggagaaaggaggtccagtgacaggcccaaattaaGATcgagctcaaggggaggcccggGACCCTGACattgttactgatgctgtggtgagCTTGCAGACAGGTGCCTAGcgtggctgccctctgagaggcccaacaagcagcccaaagagtcagatgcagatactagcacccaaccaatgaacagaagcctgggacccctgtggttggCTTGGGGAAAagcttgaagaagctgaggtgagGGAAGCCCCAtggaaagaccagcagtctcaactgacctggaaccccgagatctctcagataccgagccatcaaccaggcagcatacaccagctgatatgaggcccctgacacatatacagcagaggactctctggtctggcctcagtgagagaagattcacctaacccttgagagacttgggccccagggagtggggaggtctgatagagtaggggtgggggtggggacatacTCTTGGAGATGGgtaggaggaggtatgggatggggagtggtTGGGGGGCAGACTGGGAGGGTTGAAGTCTGGACTgtataaaagaactaaaaaacaaaaaataataattaaaaaatggtaAAGTTAAAGGTGAGAAGTTGTGTCAGTTTATCTAGAGCTTGTTCTAGTCTAGGATATAGTGGTTCCCTTTTCAATTCTTCCTTTGCCCATGTTTCCAATTGACTTCAGTCCATGGGTACATgaaccaaaattattttttaaattactgaaatTCATAATATTAACATAACTTTGTCATAGCATATCAttgatttcttccattttattgcTATTATATTCTATTACTCATCTcaatctcttaattttttttatttgtaagctaAATTTTATCATAAGGATTTATaggaaaacatatatatgtatataaatataaatatatatatatataatatatatatatataaacatgtataaaaatagaaaaaggagggATATACTGTGTTTCAAGTACTTTGCTTATATTAATTTAGTGTTCCCTCCTAAGAAGATTGATTTGATATACCTATTTTAATTCCCAGTTTTCAGATGAAAACTTCAGGAACCAAATGTGTAAATTGTAAGGCAATCTCCTAGCAGAATTATGCAGcattatatattaaacataagGCACACAGAATGAACTACCAAGATAAGTGAATATTAAGGAATTCATAGATTTTTCAATAATTgcattttttaaacagaaatgatAAGATTTAATGGAAAAGTCAAGTATCAAGAGTTGGGCAAGCTTTTCTCCCATGTAGTATTTggagttgaacccagagcctcaccaTGCTAGACCAGAAAGTTCATGTTCTACCACTAATCTAAGCTAATCTACAACACCCTTTCCACTTTTGcttaagacaggatcttactatgtacaCCTGGAACTGGCCTAGAGCTGGTCTTTATATAGACTAGCAGCCCTTAAAGTCATTGGTGTATACCTACCTTTtgttcctgggtgctgggataaaagacatgTACCATTTTTCCTGTCACGtccattctttatatatatttattttgagatagattttaaattttccagGTTAGATTCAAACTCACAGTCCAGGATGAATGGGATTAGAGATATGCACTACCATGTCTGGTTACAGGAATTTTTCATACAAAGTGACTCTCTAGCTAAAGACAATAGTCAGATTCTCTACCTATCTAAAAATCTCAACTCATATACTagtatgttatttttgtttaagaTATCATTCTTGAGAACTTGTTCTAAAATTTTGCT includes:
- the LOC110316467 gene encoding cationic trypsin-3, whose product is MKTLIFLAFLGAAVALPLDDDDDKIVGGYTCQRNSLPYQVSLNIGYHFCGGSLINSQWVVSAAHCYKSRIQVRLGEHNIDVLEGGEQFIDAAKIIRHPNYNANTYNNDIMLIKLKSAATLNSRVSTISLPRSCPSAGTKCLVSGWGNTLSSGTNYPSLLQCLDAPVLSDSSCTSSYPGKITSNMFCLGFLEGGKDSCQGDSGGPVVCNGQLQGVVSWGYGCAQRGKPGVYTKVCNYVNWIQQTIASN